One Bartonella tribocorum CIP 105476 genomic window carries:
- the pth gene encoding aminoacyl-tRNA hydrolase, which produces MWLIAGLGNPGSQYRNNRHNIGFMAVDAVYQSFSFSPWSKKFQAEISNGFINNEKVFLIKPQTFMNLSGQAIGEALRFYKLDLKNLIIIYDELDLSPGRVRIKIGGGNNGHNGIKSIDAHCGTDYCRIRIGIGHPGSKELVHQHVLGNFTKFDQEWLSPLLDALAKNIALLIKGDKSLFMNEVSQTIKNKNLL; this is translated from the coding sequence ATGTGGCTTATTGCTGGTCTTGGCAATCCTGGTTCACAATATCGAAATAACCGCCATAATATCGGTTTTATGGCTGTTGATGCTGTTTATCAGTCCTTTTCTTTTTCTCCATGGTCGAAGAAGTTTCAAGCAGAAATCTCCAATGGTTTCATCAATAATGAGAAAGTTTTTCTTATAAAACCGCAAACTTTCATGAATCTCTCTGGTCAAGCTATTGGCGAAGCTTTGCGATTTTATAAATTAGATTTGAAGAACTTGATCATCATTTATGATGAGTTAGACCTATCTCCGGGAAGAGTTCGTATAAAAATCGGAGGAGGAAATAATGGGCATAATGGTATTAAGTCTATCGATGCTCATTGTGGTACTGACTATTGTCGTATACGTATAGGAATTGGTCATCCTGGAAGCAAAGAACTTGTTCATCAGCATGTTTTAGGAAATTTTACCAAATTTGATCAAGAATGGTTATCCCCTCTCTTAGATGCACTTGCAAAAAATATTGCTCTCCTCATAAAAGGTGACAAATCTCTCTTTATGAATGAAGTTTCACAGACAATAAAAAACAAGAACTTACTCTAA
- a CDS encoding 50S ribosomal protein L25/general stress protein Ctc gives MSKSYTLKAEKRERVGKGSSRELRRNGLIPAVIYGEKQPPLAITVPYKEIFYKIHAGGFRTTIATIVLDKQKIMVLPKDYQLDPVRDFPLHVDFLRISAKSVVEVNIPVHFLNEDTAPGLKKGGVLNIVRHEIECTAPANAIPEAIEIDLSSYSIGDSIHISAVQLPKDVTPIIQDRDFTIATIAAPASLDVSDETSEQEKDEGETQTS, from the coding sequence ATGAGTAAAAGCTACACTCTTAAGGCCGAAAAACGCGAGCGGGTTGGTAAGGGGTCCTCCCGTGAACTTCGCCGCAACGGTCTTATTCCTGCTGTCATTTATGGTGAAAAACAACCTCCTTTGGCAATAACAGTTCCCTATAAAGAAATTTTCTACAAAATCCATGCTGGTGGCTTTCGTACCACCATTGCAACAATTGTTCTCGACAAGCAAAAAATTATGGTCTTGCCAAAAGATTATCAATTAGATCCTGTGCGTGACTTTCCCTTGCACGTCGATTTCTTACGCATTTCAGCAAAATCCGTTGTAGAAGTGAATATTCCTGTCCACTTCCTCAATGAAGATACAGCACCTGGACTTAAAAAGGGTGGTGTCCTCAATATTGTTCGCCACGAAATTGAATGTACGGCTCCAGCCAATGCTATTCCTGAAGCCATTGAAATTGATCTCTCCAGCTATTCTATTGGCGATTCTATTCACATTTCAGCTGTGCAACTGCCAAAAGATGTGACACCCATTATCCAAGATCGAGACTTTACCATTGCAACCATTGCAGCTCCTGCTAGCTTGGATGTCAGTGATGAAACTTCTGAACAAGAAAAGGATGAAGGCGAGACGCAAACTTCATAA
- a CDS encoding helicase HerA domain-containing protein codes for MKVEIALGEVSESRALHKSMPALLDLEELLATRLLVQGNSGSGKSHLLRRLLEQSAQWVQHCVIDPEGDFVTLADKFGHVIVEAQRSELELTRIAHRIRQHRVSVVFNLEGLDTEQQMRAVGAFLGALFDVERDYWYPMLVVVDEAQLFAPTAAGEVSDEARKISLSAMTNLMCRGRKRGLAGVIATQRLAKLAKNVAAEASNFLIGRTFLDIDMMRAADLLGMERRQAEMFRDLERGHFIALGPALSRRPLPIIIGSVETLARSSSPKLMPLPTERDDIQELVFTPSPEEILTPFKQIREPVREKSMHEMLEEVVHKKQEALEEPLSLFPELSDVELDRQAEHVIREILQDPEAFYRSTAVLYQDFSVRCRIHGMSQVPFNLSQFRRKLAIAQAFVDEQTAVSEHWKHILQISESLEDDVQGVFLNVAQAALSGKPCPSDAFLARLYGTHSLSRARRLLTYFEERGLIVIHTHFSGQRIVAFPNLGVETAPGDPKEPL; via the coding sequence ATGAAGGTTGAAATTGCCTTAGGTGAGGTATCAGAGAGTCGTGCTTTGCATAAATCGATGCCAGCACTTCTTGATTTGGAAGAGTTATTGGCGACGCGTCTTCTTGTGCAAGGTAATTCCGGTTCAGGGAAATCACATCTTTTGCGCCGTCTTTTAGAGCAAAGTGCTCAGTGGGTGCAGCACTGTGTGATTGACCCAGAAGGCGATTTTGTAACCTTGGCGGATAAATTTGGTCATGTGATTGTGGAGGCTCAACGCAGCGAATTAGAGTTGACGCGTATTGCCCATCGCATTCGGCAACATCGGGTTTCAGTGGTATTTAATCTTGAAGGATTGGACACCGAACAACAGATGCGTGCTGTGGGGGCTTTCCTTGGGGCATTGTTTGATGTGGAGCGTGATTATTGGTATCCTATGCTTGTGGTGGTTGATGAAGCACAATTGTTTGCTCCAACTGCGGCAGGAGAAGTTTCCGATGAAGCGCGTAAAATTTCTCTGAGCGCTATGACCAATCTTATGTGTCGAGGACGCAAACGTGGTCTTGCTGGTGTTATTGCGACACAACGTTTGGCTAAGCTTGCTAAAAATGTTGCTGCTGAAGCTTCAAACTTTTTAATAGGGCGGACTTTTTTAGATATTGATATGATGCGTGCGGCTGATCTTTTGGGAATGGAGCGTCGTCAAGCGGAAATGTTTAGAGATCTTGAGCGGGGACATTTTATCGCTTTAGGCCCTGCTTTATCACGACGTCCCTTACCAATTATCATTGGTTCGGTTGAAACTTTAGCACGCTCTTCTAGCCCTAAATTAATGCCCCTTCCAACAGAGCGAGATGATATACAAGAACTCGTTTTTACTCCTTCACCAGAGGAAATTTTAACGCCATTTAAACAAATACGAGAGCCAGTGAGAGAAAAATCAATGCACGAAATGTTAGAGGAGGTCGTGCATAAAAAACAAGAGGCGTTGGAAGAACCTCTAAGTTTATTTCCTGAACTTTCTGATGTTGAGCTTGATCGTCAAGCAGAACATGTTATTCGGGAAATTCTTCAGGACCCTGAGGCTTTTTATCGTTCAACAGCGGTGCTTTATCAAGATTTTTCAGTTCGTTGCCGTATTCATGGTATGTCACAGGTTCCTTTTAATCTTTCACAATTTCGGCGTAAATTGGCGATTGCTCAAGCTTTTGTCGACGAACAAACAGCTGTTAGTGAGCACTGGAAACATATTCTGCAGATATCAGAAAGTTTGGAAGATGATGTTCAAGGAGTCTTCTTGAATGTGGCACAGGCCGCATTGAGCGGGAAGCCATGCCCATCCGATGCATTTTTAGCCCGTCTTTATGGGACCCATTCTTTAAGCCGTGCACGCCGACTTTTAACCTACTTTGAAGAGCGCGGACTCATTGTTATTCATACGCACTTTAGTGGTCAACGCATTGTTGCATTTCCCAATCTGGGTGTCGAAACAGCACCCGGAGATCCCAAAGAACCACTTTAA
- a CDS encoding ribose-phosphate pyrophosphokinase — MKLFCGNSNPRLAEDVTNYLNIPLGKATVKRFADQEIFVELHENVRGQDVFVLQSTSYPANDHLMELLIMIDALRRSSARRITAVIPYFGYARQDRKPGPRTPISAKLVANLITEAGAHRVLTLDLHAGQIQGFFDIPTDNLYAVPVIARDVKMHYSLENVIVVSPDVGGVVRARSLAKRLNSLLAIVDKRRERPGESEVMNIIGDVSGKDCLLLDDIVDSGGTLCNAASALLKHGANSVTAYITHGVLSGTAIERITNSEMKELVITDSIMPTESIEKAHNIRVLPIADLIGEAIARTAAEQSVSSLFG, encoded by the coding sequence ATGAAACTTTTCTGCGGAAATTCTAATCCACGCCTAGCTGAAGATGTTACAAATTATCTGAACATACCTTTAGGCAAGGCCACTGTAAAGCGCTTTGCTGATCAAGAAATTTTCGTAGAATTGCATGAAAATGTACGGGGACAAGATGTTTTTGTTTTGCAATCTACATCTTATCCTGCAAATGATCATTTGATGGAATTGCTCATCATGATTGATGCCTTGCGTCGTTCTTCTGCACGTCGTATTACAGCCGTAATACCTTATTTTGGCTACGCCCGCCAGGATAGGAAACCTGGACCACGAACTCCCATTTCTGCAAAACTTGTTGCCAACCTGATTACTGAAGCAGGTGCTCATCGCGTTTTAACGTTGGACCTTCATGCCGGACAGATTCAAGGTTTTTTTGACATCCCTACGGATAATCTCTATGCTGTTCCAGTCATTGCTCGCGATGTCAAAATGCATTATTCTCTTGAAAATGTTATTGTTGTTTCACCTGATGTGGGTGGTGTGGTACGCGCTCGCTCACTTGCCAAGCGCTTAAACAGTTTGCTTGCTATTGTAGATAAACGTCGTGAACGTCCCGGTGAATCAGAAGTTATGAATATTATTGGAGACGTATCGGGAAAAGATTGTCTTTTGCTGGATGATATTGTTGATTCAGGTGGAACTTTATGCAATGCAGCCAGTGCTCTCCTGAAACATGGTGCCAATAGTGTCACAGCTTATATCACGCACGGTGTTCTTTCTGGTACTGCAATCGAACGCATTACCAATTCAGAAATGAAAGAATTGGTTATTACAGATTCAATTATGCCAACAGAATCCATTGAGAAAGCTCATAATATTCGTGTTTTACCCATTGCTGATCTCATTGGAGAAGCAATCGCTAGAACAGCAGCAGAACAATCTGTCTCAAGCTTATTTGGTTAA
- the pgeF gene encoding peptidoglycan editing factor PgeF: MKLIHHPILAKNLSPLHIHGIKHGFFTRQAGVSKNFCHNLNVGKGSNDQPEHIVQNHLLIANYFSIEVQNFVTVNQIHSCNVVVVNQAFIDEPPKADALVTSTPGLVIGILTADCGPILFADPQAGVIAATHAGWRGSLNGIIEKTIAVMEKQGAKRQAIIAALGPCIGPHYYEVTSEFYNQFIECHSEFQKYFLKTEKVNHFHFNLWAFITNQLKEAGVNASCVELCTYQNEQNFFSYRRAIHRNEPDYGRQISAIMLK, translated from the coding sequence ATGAAGCTTATCCATCATCCTATCCTCGCAAAAAATCTTTCCCCTTTACACATCCATGGGATAAAACATGGATTTTTTACACGTCAAGCTGGTGTTTCAAAAAATTTTTGTCACAACCTTAATGTCGGAAAAGGTTCAAATGATCAACCTGAACATATTGTACAGAATCATCTTTTGATCGCTAATTATTTTTCTATTGAGGTACAAAATTTCGTCACGGTCAATCAAATACACTCCTGTAACGTTGTCGTAGTAAATCAAGCTTTTATTGACGAGCCCCCCAAAGCAGATGCTCTTGTTACCTCCACACCAGGACTTGTTATTGGGATTCTTACAGCAGATTGTGGCCCAATACTGTTTGCTGATCCTCAAGCTGGCGTCATCGCCGCAACGCATGCTGGCTGGCGCGGAAGTTTAAATGGAATTATTGAGAAAACAATTGCTGTTATGGAAAAACAAGGAGCCAAAAGACAAGCAATAATAGCAGCCCTTGGACCTTGTATTGGGCCACACTACTACGAAGTAACAAGTGAATTTTACAACCAATTTATTGAGTGTCATAGCGAGTTTCAAAAATATTTTTTAAAAACAGAAAAAGTCAATCACTTTCATTTTAATCTATGGGCATTTATTACAAATCAACTCAAAGAAGCCGGTGTTAATGCTTCTTGCGTAGAGCTTTGTACCTATCAAAATGAACAGAATTTCTTTTCTTATCGACGTGCAATACACCGCAACGAACCTGATTATGGGCGGCAAATTTCTGCTATTATGTTGAAATAA
- a CDS encoding class I SAM-dependent methyltransferase encodes MTPLKEKIKEIIASHGPITVSEYMTLALTDHQFGYYQTQRPFGRTGDFITAPEISQLFGEMIGIWALASWKAQGCPHPFILAEIGPGRGTLMDDILRTIQKLSAIAFNAAEIFLIEISKKLAKEQKQRLFSYQKKIHSIENLNQIPPKPLFLIGNEFLDTLPINQYIKVNGEWKERCITINQDGDFIFIAAPHKLPSSCLQTYCSKVPDGTIFEHAPLRHQFMQQISNHLVQVTGSALLIDYGARDLAFGDTLQALSKHRFRDVFDAPGEHDLTSHVDFSFLKNIALEQGCFAEIFEQGEFLLKMGLLERAQQLGAGKSASLQDKIRQDIERLASPDQMGKLFKVLHFSDKNIPIPPQF; translated from the coding sequence ATGACACCCCTCAAAGAAAAAATTAAAGAAATTATCGCATCTCATGGTCCCATTACTGTCAGTGAATATATGACATTGGCGCTCACAGATCATCAATTTGGTTATTATCAAACACAAAGACCTTTTGGGCGCACTGGTGATTTCATTACAGCGCCTGAAATAAGCCAATTATTTGGAGAGATGATTGGCATTTGGGCCCTTGCGAGCTGGAAAGCGCAAGGCTGTCCTCATCCTTTTATTCTCGCTGAGATAGGTCCAGGACGTGGAACTTTGATGGATGACATTTTGCGAACCATCCAAAAACTTTCTGCAATAGCATTTAATGCTGCTGAAATTTTTCTGATTGAAATAAGTAAAAAACTCGCAAAAGAACAAAAACAGCGTCTTTTCTCTTATCAAAAAAAAATCCATAGCATTGAAAATCTTAATCAAATTCCTCCAAAACCTCTCTTCCTCATTGGTAATGAATTCCTCGATACACTCCCCATCAACCAATATATTAAAGTCAATGGGGAATGGAAAGAACGCTGTATTACAATCAATCAAGATGGAGATTTCATCTTTATTGCTGCCCCGCATAAGCTTCCCTCTTCTTGTCTACAAACCTATTGTTCTAAAGTCCCCGACGGAACAATTTTCGAACATGCCCCCTTGCGACATCAATTTATGCAACAAATCAGCAACCATTTAGTACAAGTAACAGGTTCTGCTTTGCTTATCGATTATGGGGCTCGTGATCTTGCCTTTGGTGATACTTTGCAAGCACTCTCAAAACATAGATTTCGTGATGTTTTTGATGCCCCTGGTGAACATGATTTAACATCCCATGTTGATTTTTCTTTTTTAAAAAATATAGCCCTTGAACAAGGCTGTTTTGCTGAAATCTTCGAGCAAGGAGAATTTCTTTTAAAAATGGGGCTGCTAGAACGTGCACAACAACTCGGAGCGGGAAAAAGTGCTTCCTTGCAAGACAAAATCCGCCAAGATATCGAACGGCTCGCTAGCCCAGATCAAATGGGTAAACTATTTAAAGTTTTACATTTCAGTGATAAAAATATACCCATACCTCCCCAATTTTGA
- the lgt gene encoding prolipoprotein diacylglyceryl transferase, whose translation MNNLVCPAIAFPSFLDPVIIQLGPITLHWYGLGYVVGILFAWWYAQKLLKKPSLWHKNHPPMTKEKIGDFVVWSAISVVVGGRLGQVLVWDPLYYFSHPSSIIAVWDGGMSFHGGLIGIIIAMILFARKNNINIRSMFDIIAAGAPIGIGIVRICNFINQELWGNATTQPWAVCFPLDPYYLPRHPSQLYEAFMEGFILFMILFIVIFTFKAFKRRGTVSGIFIIGYAIARSISEVYRAPQEDPEWFSTLFHSTGFTYGMALSLPMLLLGFYLLLQAFKDKSTENDTPQRKN comes from the coding sequence ATGAACAATCTTGTCTGTCCAGCCATTGCTTTTCCGTCTTTTCTTGACCCTGTCATTATCCAACTAGGCCCCATAACACTTCATTGGTATGGACTTGGTTACGTTGTGGGTATTCTTTTTGCTTGGTGGTATGCGCAAAAATTATTAAAAAAACCATCTCTATGGCATAAAAACCACCCTCCTATGACTAAAGAGAAGATCGGAGATTTTGTTGTCTGGTCTGCAATCAGTGTTGTTGTCGGAGGGCGTTTAGGACAAGTTCTTGTATGGGATCCTCTTTATTACTTTAGTCATCCAAGTTCTATCATTGCCGTATGGGATGGGGGAATGTCCTTTCATGGTGGTCTCATTGGCATTATCATTGCAATGATTTTGTTCGCTCGTAAAAATAACATCAACATACGATCTATGTTTGACATCATTGCTGCCGGAGCTCCTATCGGTATCGGCATTGTACGAATCTGCAATTTCATCAACCAAGAATTATGGGGCAACGCTACCACACAACCTTGGGCAGTTTGTTTTCCTCTAGATCCTTACTATTTACCGCGCCATCCAAGCCAACTTTACGAAGCATTCATGGAAGGATTTATTCTCTTCATGATTCTCTTCATTGTTATTTTTACCTTCAAAGCATTCAAACGCCGTGGAACTGTGTCAGGAATATTTATTATAGGTTATGCAATCGCACGCAGTATTTCAGAAGTTTACCGTGCTCCTCAAGAAGATCCAGAATGGTTTTCGACCCTTTTCCATTCTACAGGCTTTACTTATGGCATGGCTTTATCTCTTCCCATGCTTCTTTTAGGGTTTTATCTCCTCCTTCAAGCATTTAAAGACAAATCTACCGAAAATGACACCCCTCAAAGAAAAAATTAA
- a CDS encoding accessory factor UbiK family protein has protein sequence MRNGSNRILDELAKLATDAADVAQGVRREAGTAFRVQAEKIANKLDLVSREEFETFKEMVLKVHADNADLKRRLDDLEKDNLEKSRHKKK, from the coding sequence ATGCGTAATGGATCAAACCGTATTCTTGATGAATTAGCAAAATTAGCAACAGATGCCGCTGACGTCGCGCAAGGTGTACGACGTGAAGCTGGAACAGCTTTTCGTGTGCAGGCTGAAAAGATAGCCAACAAACTTGATCTCGTTTCACGCGAAGAATTTGAGACCTTTAAGGAGATGGTGCTGAAGGTTCATGCTGATAATGCTGATTTAAAAAGGCGTCTTGATGATCTAGAAAAAGATAATTTGGAAAAAAGCAGACACAAAAAAAAATAA
- a CDS encoding YbjN domain-containing protein, translated as MRLAFCATERKEHPVDFIEQMACEYDWSFERNAQDEISVCVEGKRANYHLAFSWMEEQEALHLACSFDLSIENARTAEIQRLLLAINEKLLLGHFDYWQRNNSVIYRQGLLLAGGVHPSHIQVETLLIHALKACESHYVAFQMVALSGESAYKALQYTLFETVGNA; from the coding sequence ATGAGGCTTGCATTTTGCGCCACAGAAAGAAAAGAGCATCCTGTTGACTTTATCGAACAGATGGCTTGTGAATATGATTGGTCGTTTGAGCGGAATGCACAAGATGAAATTAGTGTTTGTGTGGAAGGAAAACGGGCAAATTATCATCTTGCTTTTTCATGGATGGAAGAGCAGGAAGCACTTCATTTGGCTTGTTCATTTGATCTTTCTATTGAAAATGCTCGAACAGCCGAAATACAACGCTTATTGCTAGCGATTAATGAAAAATTATTGTTGGGACATTTTGATTACTGGCAAAGAAATAATTCGGTTATTTATCGGCAAGGTCTTCTTTTAGCTGGTGGTGTGCACCCATCCCATATACAGGTTGAAACATTGTTGATACACGCCCTTAAAGCCTGTGAAAGCCATTATGTTGCCTTTCAGATGGTGGCTTTATCGGGAGAAAGCGCTTACAAGGCACTGCAATACACTTTGTTTGAAACTGTAGGGAATGCCTAA
- a CDS encoding sensor histidine kinase has product MIKPLRFFFRWLTKKMPKRLYARSLIIIIAPMVLLQTVIAYVFMERHWQMVTERLSTAVVHDISAIIDIIEMYPQQDNYEDIKRIAQQRMGLNISILSPAPLPPPGPKPFFAILDYFLSEEITRQINRPFWIDTVGDSDLVEIRIHLGHNILRVFAPRSQAYASNTAIFLSWMVGTALVLLLIAIYFLRNQIKPIQQLAEAAESFGRGRPLPKGFQPQGADEVRRAGIAFLRMRERIERQIEQRTMMLSGVSHDLRTILTRFKLQLALANTDFDIKPLEQDVNDMQNMLEDYLAFARGKGNESVKTFDLNTLMQKFSTDAHLHKRQFSYTIEGATQIQVRPRAFTRLVSNLVSNAFCYGTTVILTANSQQESFILIIDDDGPGIHKNMRTEVFKPFFRIDKARNQDASGTGLGLSIAQDIARSHGGNIQLDESPLGGLRAILDIPL; this is encoded by the coding sequence ATGATCAAACCTTTAAGATTTTTTTTTCGATGGTTAACGAAAAAGATGCCTAAACGGCTTTATGCCCGCTCTTTGATCATTATTATTGCTCCCATGGTGCTTCTGCAAACAGTCATTGCTTACGTCTTTATGGAACGTCATTGGCAAATGGTAACTGAGCGTCTTTCAACGGCTGTCGTGCATGATATTTCAGCCATTATTGATATTATTGAAATGTATCCGCAGCAAGATAACTATGAAGATATCAAGCGTATTGCACAACAACGTATGGGATTAAATATTTCTATTCTCTCTCCTGCCCCCTTACCCCCTCCAGGACCTAAGCCATTTTTTGCAATTCTTGATTATTTTCTCAGTGAAGAAATCACCCGCCAAATTAACCGTCCCTTCTGGATTGATACCGTAGGAGATTCTGATCTTGTTGAAATCCGTATTCATCTTGGTCACAATATCTTGCGTGTCTTTGCGCCACGCAGCCAAGCCTATGCTTCCAACACTGCTATTTTTTTAAGCTGGATGGTAGGAACGGCTCTTGTTTTATTGCTGATAGCAATTTATTTCTTGCGCAACCAAATAAAACCAATTCAACAACTCGCTGAAGCAGCTGAAAGTTTTGGACGAGGGCGTCCCTTACCAAAAGGATTTCAACCGCAAGGAGCCGATGAAGTTCGTCGCGCTGGCATTGCTTTTTTACGCATGCGCGAACGCATTGAACGCCAAATAGAACAACGCACTATGATGCTCTCAGGCGTAAGCCATGACTTAAGAACTATTCTTACACGTTTTAAACTTCAGCTCGCACTAGCAAATACTGACTTTGATATTAAACCGCTTGAGCAAGATGTCAATGATATGCAAAATATGTTAGAAGATTATCTTGCTTTTGCCCGTGGTAAAGGAAATGAAAGTGTCAAGACCTTTGATTTAAATACTCTTATGCAAAAATTTTCCACTGATGCTCATCTTCACAAACGTCAATTTTCTTATACCATTGAAGGCGCTACACAAATACAAGTACGCCCCCGTGCTTTCACCCGCTTGGTTAGCAATCTTGTCTCAAATGCATTTTGTTACGGCACAACGGTTATACTAACAGCCAACTCTCAACAAGAATCTTTTATATTGATCATCGACGATGATGGACCTGGAATTCATAAAAATATGCGCACAGAAGTTTTTAAACCTTTTTTCAGAATTGATAAAGCACGAAATCAAGATGCAAGTGGAACAGGACTTGGTCTTTCTATTGCTCAAGACATAGCACGCAGCCATGGTGGAAACATACAACTCGATGAGAGCCCTCTGGGGGGATTACGCGCTATTCTTGATATCCCCCTATAA
- a CDS encoding response regulator translates to MTNHVQVLCDDAPHLLVIDDDTRIRNLLLQFLIKNGFRVSVSANANEARKLLASLDFDLLIVDVMMPGENGISLTYSLRQTKDVPILMLTALSETDNRIRGLEAGADDYLAKPFDPRELLLRINAILRRGFPLSQPKIEQIVFGPYIFSISRRELKRGGEIIKLTDKEQKMMIIFAENAGNIIPRHQFAMDDNTIGERAIDVQINRLRRKIERNPALPIWLQTVRGIGYKLSIE, encoded by the coding sequence ATGACCAATCACGTTCAAGTTTTGTGTGACGATGCACCCCACCTTCTTGTGATTGATGATGATACACGTATTCGCAATCTTTTATTGCAGTTTCTCATTAAAAATGGATTTCGTGTTTCAGTTTCAGCCAATGCCAATGAGGCAAGAAAACTATTGGCAAGTTTAGATTTTGATCTTCTTATTGTTGATGTCATGATGCCTGGTGAAAACGGTATTAGCCTTACCTATTCACTCCGCCAAACAAAAGATGTTCCTATCCTTATGCTGACAGCTTTATCCGAAACGGACAATCGTATCCGTGGATTAGAAGCAGGCGCAGATGATTATTTGGCTAAGCCATTTGACCCTCGTGAACTTCTCCTTCGTATCAACGCCATTTTGCGACGCGGTTTTCCCCTTAGCCAACCCAAAATTGAGCAAATCGTTTTTGGTCCTTATATATTTTCAATTTCACGGCGCGAACTCAAAAGGGGAGGAGAAATTATTAAATTAACCGATAAAGAACAAAAAATGATGATTATTTTTGCAGAAAATGCAGGAAACATTATTCCGCGTCATCAATTTGCAATGGATGACAACACGATCGGTGAACGTGCTATTGATGTACAAATCAACCGCCTTCGTCGTAAAATCGAAAGAAATCCGGCTCTGCCTATATGGCTCCAAACCGTACGAGGAATAGGGTATAAACTCTCAATTGAATAG
- a CDS encoding MBL fold metallo-hydrolase produces MSHFSTHIIPVTPFQQNCTLLFDTEQKGGVLVDPGGDWRRIQEVIEKKGITVEAIWITHGHFDHVGAAMQAKEDLGVKIIGSHCDDRPVMDAVVESARSYGITDASVCIPDQWLEDGDSVHFSDHVFRVFHTPGHSPGHVIYFNEKERFALLGDVLFRGSIGRTDFPFCSHEKLMRSLREKILPLGDDVRFICGHGPGSYLGYERQWNPFLQELNT; encoded by the coding sequence ATGAGTCATTTTAGTACCCACATTATTCCCGTTACGCCTTTTCAGCAAAATTGCACCCTGCTTTTTGATACAGAACAAAAAGGAGGGGTTCTAGTGGATCCTGGTGGAGATTGGCGTCGAATTCAAGAGGTTATTGAAAAGAAAGGTATTACGGTTGAAGCGATTTGGATAACGCATGGTCACTTTGATCATGTGGGAGCAGCAATGCAAGCAAAAGAGGACCTTGGCGTTAAAATTATCGGTTCGCATTGCGATGACAGACCTGTAATGGATGCTGTGGTTGAGAGTGCAAGAAGCTATGGTATCACGGATGCATCTGTTTGTATTCCTGATCAATGGTTAGAAGATGGCGATAGTGTTCATTTTTCTGACCACGTGTTTAGGGTTTTTCATACACCAGGGCATTCTCCTGGTCATGTTATTTATTTTAATGAAAAAGAACGTTTTGCTTTATTGGGTGATGTTCTCTTTCGTGGTTCTATTGGACGTACAGACTTTCCTTTTTGTTCGCATGAAAAATTGATGAGATCACTTCGAGAAAAAATTTTACCTTTAGGGGATGACGTTCGTTTCATTTGTGGGCATGGTCCTGGAAGTTATCTAGGCTATGAGCGTCAGTGGAATCCTTTTCTTCAAGAGCTCAATACATAA